From a region of the Candidatus Auribacterota bacterium genome:
- a CDS encoding TAXI family TRAP transporter solute-binding subunit translates to MKRGRARIVIFVCVGIIAVAGTLWISERLTVRELRIAAGPRVGYSYQLGEALAQVVSAVEPRIRLVVKETKGSQENMDDIKSGRADLVIAPMHMGVGVNIRTVALLYPELYHLAVRAKSGIRSPGDLRGKRVLVPPRSTGSYRDFYLLAQHYGLGENDMAVNVIKSLEWKKDIERSLREQKIDAVFASVPLGEPMVCMLMRAGAWQLVPIDQAAAMKVMMPFIAPCAIPRGTYRAAGPAVPDCDMQTVGVQTALFVRAEVDDWLVFTITRILFEHQNELITHTPVAVSISAPDKGEAMGPALHKGALAYYNRGQPDIIKKYYNEICFFFTLGPMFLSIIMAMRARLQVKRARRIDEYTREISKLFLQIESATELKGLHDLERRLLKLFSQSLKDLDEGKLNLGDLQSFSLIWDKAVDAVHHRQTVWMSKA, encoded by the coding sequence ATGAAGCGGGGAAGAGCGCGAATTGTCATCTTCGTGTGCGTGGGAATAATCGCGGTCGCCGGGACGCTCTGGATCAGCGAGCGGCTCACGGTGAGGGAGCTGCGGATCGCGGCGGGTCCGCGCGTGGGATACTCCTATCAACTGGGGGAAGCCCTCGCTCAGGTAGTTTCCGCCGTCGAGCCGCGGATTCGCCTGGTTGTCAAAGAGACGAAGGGATCGCAGGAAAACATGGACGACATCAAGTCAGGGAGGGCCGACCTCGTCATTGCGCCGATGCACATGGGCGTGGGGGTCAATATCCGCACCGTGGCCCTCCTCTACCCTGAACTGTACCACCTCGCGGTCCGCGCGAAGTCCGGGATCAGGAGCCCCGGTGATTTGAGGGGGAAGCGCGTGCTGGTGCCGCCGAGGAGCACCGGCTCCTACCGTGATTTCTACCTTCTCGCGCAGCACTACGGTTTGGGCGAGAATGACATGGCGGTAAATGTGATCAAGTCACTGGAGTGGAAGAAAGACATTGAGCGGAGTCTGCGCGAGCAGAAAATCGACGCGGTCTTTGCCTCGGTGCCCCTGGGCGAGCCCATGGTGTGCATGCTGATGCGCGCGGGCGCATGGCAACTGGTCCCGATCGATCAGGCCGCGGCGATGAAGGTCATGATGCCGTTCATCGCCCCCTGCGCCATTCCCAGGGGGACATACCGCGCAGCCGGGCCTGCCGTCCCTGATTGTGATATGCAGACGGTGGGCGTCCAGACCGCGCTCTTCGTCCGCGCGGAGGTTGACGACTGGCTTGTCTTCACCATCACGCGCATACTGTTCGAACATCAGAATGAGCTCATCACGCACACCCCCGTGGCCGTGTCCATCAGCGCGCCGGACAAGGGAGAGGCGATGGGTCCGGCTCTCCACAAGGGTGCGCTCGCATATTACAATCGAGGGCAACCCGACATAATCAAAAAATACTACAACGAGATCTGTTTCTTCTTCACCCTCGGACCGATGTTCCTCTCCATCATCATGGCGATGCGGGCGAGGTTACAGGTGAAGCGCGCCAGGAGGATTGACGAGTACACCCGCGAGATCTCAAAACTGTTCTTGCAGATAGAGTCGGCCACCGAGTTGAAGGGACTGCACGATCTGGAGCGCCGCCTGCTCAAACTGTTCAGCCAATCCCTGAAGGATCTGGACGAAGGGAAATTGAACCTGGGTGACCTCCAGTCTTTCTCGCTCATCTGGGACAAGGCGGTCGACGCCGTCCACCACCGTCAAACAGTCTGGATGAGCAAGGCCTGA
- a CDS encoding GIY-YIG nuclease family protein, translated as MKKRKWYVYMIRCRDGTLYTGVTNDLERRIGDHDRGRGCRYTRGRGPVKLIYRESCRSSSLALRREARIKGLSRVEKMLLIGRGPGRCGGRGSSSAVTPRRTTRTSSPC; from the coding sequence ATGAAGAAACGGAAGTGGTATGTCTATATGATCAGATGCCGCGACGGAACGCTCTACACGGGCGTGACCAACGACCTGGAGCGGCGCATCGGTGACCACGACCGCGGCAGGGGATGCCGCTATACGCGAGGCAGGGGGCCGGTGAAATTGATCTACCGCGAATCATGCCGCAGCAGCTCATTGGCGCTGAGGCGCGAAGCGCGTATCAAGGGCTTGAGCAGGGTAGAAAAGATGCTGCTGATAGGGAGGGGGCCCGGGAGGTGCGGAGGCCGCGGGTCTTCGTCCGCGGTGACGCCAAGACGTACCACCAGAACATCGTCGCCGTGCTGA
- a CDS encoding DEAD/DEAH box helicase family protein, which translates to MQKEAKARILINDLLKRSGWRFFDDENGPANITLETHVKLKKQILDDLGDDFEKTVSGFVDYLLLDDRGFPIAVLEAKSEEYDPLVGKEKARRYAHSQNVRFVILSNGNLHYFWDLEQGNPTLITEFPTSESLSHFQTFKPNPDALIEEKVESDYIAITQNPNYHADPRWSNPGERDSFIKETDLKFLRPYQLRAVASLQNAVKKGQTRFLFEMATGTGKTLVAAGVIKLFLRTGNAKRVLFLVDRLELEDQAKRRFVPFLKNDFHTVVYKENRDDWRKAEIVVSTVQSLLSDNKYQRLFSPIDFDLVISDEAHRSISGDSRAVFEYFIGYKLGLTATPRDYLKNIDPSKLNARDPRAWERRQLLDTYKTFGCESGIPTFRYSLVDGVSEGYLLNPVVVDARTEISTELLSEEGYSIMVENEDGEPEEQQFFGMDFEKKFFSSKTNRVFCETFLRNALRDPLSGEIGKSIVFCVRQDHATKITKTLNELADAIFPGKYNSDFAVQVTSLITDAQQMSVSFANNNLNGHTRFLDGYVSSKTRVCVTVGMMTTGYDCEDVLNIALLRPVFSPTDFIQIKGRGTRKYDFKYVEKDGNQVQAHVKPKEKYKLFDFFANCEYFEEKFNYDEVIKLPPLRPTEPGPEPPPPPPDLSGYTSVIPDPLKTIRETPVGALGMKIDRKLFERFEETVKADPVARESYERGDIKEAEAYVVANLFDKPEWFFSLEKLRKSVHLDRRITLREILAKVFGEIDRFKTKDELLEEELSKFVSIHKPDATRMPVIRQFFKAYLTDGGVRGIVDSREFPRLADNPKVSLADLRFLGEWRDRIPEYVKDYVSLNQFV; encoded by the coding sequence ATGCAAAAGGAAGCCAAAGCCAGAATATTAATCAACGACCTTCTCAAAAGATCGGGATGGCGGTTCTTCGATGATGAGAACGGGCCGGCCAATATCACGCTTGAGACACATGTCAAACTCAAAAAGCAAATCCTCGACGATCTTGGTGACGACTTTGAAAAGACGGTCAGTGGTTTTGTTGACTATCTCCTGCTGGATGACCGTGGTTTCCCGATAGCCGTGTTGGAGGCAAAATCAGAGGAGTATGATCCTCTTGTGGGCAAGGAAAAGGCCCGCAGGTACGCTCATTCGCAGAATGTCCGTTTCGTCATCCTTTCCAATGGTAATCTTCATTATTTCTGGGATTTGGAGCAAGGAAATCCTACGCTGATCACAGAATTTCCCACCTCTGAGTCCCTGAGCCATTTTCAGACTTTCAAGCCCAATCCCGATGCTCTGATCGAAGAGAAGGTTGAGTCGGATTATATCGCGATCACCCAAAACCCCAATTATCATGCTGACCCCCGATGGAGCAATCCGGGGGAACGTGATTCCTTTATCAAAGAAACTGATCTGAAATTTCTGAGGCCATACCAACTTCGGGCAGTCGCGTCTCTTCAAAACGCTGTAAAGAAGGGACAGACGCGATTTCTATTTGAAATGGCAACCGGCACAGGCAAAACCCTTGTTGCCGCCGGGGTTATCAAACTCTTTTTACGAACGGGTAACGCCAAACGGGTCTTATTTCTTGTGGACAGGCTGGAACTTGAAGATCAAGCCAAGAGGCGTTTTGTTCCTTTTCTCAAGAACGATTTTCATACTGTTGTCTATAAGGAGAATAGAGACGACTGGCGCAAGGCTGAGATTGTTGTCTCCACTGTCCAGAGTCTTCTGTCTGATAACAAGTATCAAAGGTTATTCTCTCCGATAGATTTCGATCTGGTGATTTCTGATGAAGCCCATCGTTCTATCAGCGGGGATAGTCGGGCGGTGTTTGAGTATTTCATAGGTTACAAGCTTGGTTTGACGGCTACACCCAGGGACTATTTAAAGAATATTGACCCCTCCAAGCTCAACGCTCGCGATCCACGCGCATGGGAACGCCGTCAATTGTTGGACACTTACAAGACTTTCGGCTGCGAGAGTGGTATCCCAACATTCCGCTATAGCCTTGTTGACGGGGTGAGCGAAGGTTACTTGCTCAACCCGGTGGTAGTGGATGCGCGAACTGAGATAAGCACGGAATTACTTTCAGAAGAAGGATATTCCATTATGGTGGAGAATGAGGATGGAGAGCCTGAGGAACAACAATTCTTCGGTATGGATTTTGAAAAGAAGTTTTTCTCATCCAAAACAAACCGCGTTTTTTGCGAAACCTTCTTAAGGAATGCCCTCCGCGATCCCCTGAGCGGCGAAATAGGGAAAAGCATCGTTTTCTGCGTGCGACAGGATCACGCAACCAAGATTACAAAAACTCTGAATGAACTTGCCGATGCAATATTCCCGGGAAAATATAACTCCGACTTCGCAGTGCAGGTGACATCCTTGATAACCGATGCTCAGCAAATGTCGGTCAGCTTTGCCAACAATAACCTGAACGGGCATACACGTTTTCTGGATGGCTACGTGAGTTCAAAAACCCGCGTCTGCGTCACAGTGGGGATGATGACGACAGGCTATGATTGCGAAGACGTACTCAATATCGCCCTGCTCCGCCCGGTTTTCTCGCCGACCGACTTTATACAAATCAAGGGGCGCGGGACCCGGAAATATGATTTCAAATATGTCGAGAAGGATGGCAACCAGGTTCAGGCACATGTGAAACCAAAGGAGAAATACAAGCTGTTCGACTTTTTCGCGAACTGTGAATATTTTGAGGAGAAGTTCAATTATGACGAAGTGATCAAACTCCCGCCGCTGCGTCCCACAGAACCAGGGCCGGAACCCCCGCCTCCGCCACCGGATCTCTCAGGCTACACAAGTGTGATACCAGACCCGCTCAAAACTATCCGCGAGACGCCTGTAGGCGCTCTTGGGATGAAGATTGACCGGAAGCTGTTTGAACGTTTTGAAGAAACCGTAAAGGCCGATCCGGTAGCCCGGGAGAGCTATGAGCGAGGCGATATTAAAGAAGCGGAGGCCTATGTCGTAGCGAATCTGTTCGACAAACCGGAATGGTTCTTCAGCCTTGAAAAATTACGCAAATCAGTGCATCTGGATCGGCGGATTACTCTACGGGAAATTCTGGCCAAGGTATTCGGCGAGATTGACCGATTCAAAACCAAGGATGAACTCCTGGAGGAGGAACTGTCGAAATTCGTTTCCATCCACAAGCCGGATGCGACACGCATGCCGGTAATACGGCAATTTTTCAAGGCATACCTGACCGATGGCGGTGTCCGGGGCATTGTGGATTCCCGCGAATTTCCCAGGCTGGCTGATAATCCCAAAGTATCGCTGGCTGACTTGCGATTCCTTGGGGAATGGCGGGATCGTATTCCTGAATATGTGAAGGACTACGTATCTCTGAACCAGTTTGTGTGA
- a CDS encoding ORF6N domain-containing protein, whose amino-acid sequence MLDSDLAKLYEVTTSNLNKAVRRNPERFPSDFMFQLNASEYRSLRFQFGILKRGQHSKYLPLAFTEQGVAMLSSVLNSPRAIQVNVAIMRAFVRLRQLLATHAGLARKLEEMERQYDRQFQVVFEAIRELMKPPEPKRRQIGFHVRERRASYSARRKKVVKHARR is encoded by the coding sequence ATGTTGGATTCCGATCTGGCAAAGTTGTATGAAGTCACGACATCAAACCTGAACAAGGCGGTCAGACGTAATCCCGAGCGTTTTCCGTCCGATTTCATGTTCCAGCTTAATGCATCCGAGTACCGGTCTTTAAGATTCCAATTTGGAATCTTAAAGCGCGGCCAGCACTCAAAATACCTGCCATTGGCCTTCACCGAGCAGGGCGTTGCGATGCTCTCCAGCGTATTGAACAGTCCTCGCGCTATACAGGTAAATGTAGCCATTATGCGCGCTTTTGTACGCTTGCGCCAATTACTTGCCACACATGCAGGCCTGGCCCGAAAGCTTGAGGAGATGGAGCGCCAGTACGACCGGCAATTTCAGGTTGTGTTTGAAGCTATCCGTGAACTAATGAAGCCTCCGGAACCAAAAAGACGGCAGATCGGGTTCCATGTCCGGGAACGGCGTGCCTCATATTCCGCTCGACGGAAAAAGGTTGTGAAACATGCTCGACGCTGA
- a CDS encoding N-6 DNA methylase, protein MLDTDTKARIDSARDILVGKVPDPKSQVEQITIALIYKFMDDMDRQSEELGGKAAFFSGEFKRYAWNHLLDNRHSGHERLLLYAEGIEKMNTNKNIPQLFRDIFKGVFLPYRDPETLNLFLKEINGFTYDHSERLGDAFEYLLSVLGSQGEAGQFRTPRHIIDFIVSIVSPQKNETILDPACGTAGFLISSYKHILIQNTKDRPGDKLTADERGRLMTNFCGYDISPDMVRLSRVNMYLHSFANPRIHEYDTLTSEERWDERYDVILANPPFMSPKGGIRPHNRFSIKATRSEVLFVDYIAEHLNVNGRAGIIVPEGIIFQSQNAYKKLRKMLVENYLWCVVSLPGGCFNPYSGVKTSILLLDKSLAKRIDEIMFVKIGDDGFDLGAQRRPIEENDLPEALALIKKWKEGNKEVQEAQKKLAHAVSCKQLLESGDCHLSGDRYRDKGIRVSGKWPMVPIGKLCENIKNGLTPKEHRGRVVYIGLENIVSNSGELVGEFESEIKAIKSTKLRFQKNNILYGKLRPNLNKVWLADRDGICSTDIMVLRFNSILANPSLFVHILRQKIFNNKVLQGLVGAQLPRIKFSYFVSIDVPLPPLEVQEQIVAELNGYRKIIEGAKQIIANYKPTIKINSAWPIGVLKEVAEINRLTIDPGEKYGSREFCYVDISSVENGTGRVMFGNRIKGSEAPSRARRVVAKGDVLLSTVRPNLKAFACLDEVPDDAVASTGFAVLTPRANRVLSRFLWHLLFDDCVLAQMLSRMGRGAYPSINQSDVESLKVPLPPLDIQHQIVDTLESERAIVDANRKLVEMFEQKIQAKLAEIWGEE, encoded by the coding sequence ATGCTTGATACTGATACAAAAGCGAGAATAGACTCCGCCCGCGATATCCTGGTGGGCAAGGTGCCTGATCCAAAATCCCAGGTGGAGCAAATCACCATCGCCCTGATCTACAAGTTCATGGACGACATGGACCGCCAGTCGGAGGAACTGGGCGGCAAAGCGGCTTTCTTCTCCGGTGAGTTCAAGAGATACGCTTGGAATCACCTACTCGATAATCGCCACAGCGGCCATGAGCGGTTACTTCTCTACGCCGAAGGCATAGAGAAGATGAATACCAATAAGAACATCCCGCAGCTTTTCCGCGATATCTTCAAGGGCGTCTTTCTTCCCTACCGCGATCCAGAAACGCTGAATCTTTTTCTTAAAGAGATTAATGGATTCACGTATGATCACAGCGAAAGGCTTGGGGATGCGTTTGAATATCTCCTCTCTGTTCTCGGAAGCCAGGGAGAAGCCGGACAGTTCCGAACACCGAGGCACATTATTGACTTCATTGTCTCAATCGTCAGCCCTCAGAAAAATGAAACTATCCTCGATCCCGCATGTGGCACCGCGGGATTCCTGATCTCATCTTACAAGCATATCCTAATCCAGAACACCAAGGATCGCCCCGGAGATAAACTTACGGCCGACGAACGCGGCAGGTTAATGACAAATTTCTGCGGCTATGACATATCGCCCGATATGGTGCGATTGTCCCGCGTAAATATGTACCTGCATAGTTTTGCAAATCCGCGCATCCACGAATATGACACATTGACAAGTGAGGAGCGATGGGACGAGCGCTATGACGTGATCCTGGCTAATCCGCCTTTTATGTCACCCAAAGGTGGTATTCGGCCCCATAATCGCTTCAGCATCAAAGCTACCCGAAGCGAGGTGCTGTTTGTTGACTATATCGCTGAGCATCTCAACGTCAATGGCCGCGCCGGCATCATCGTGCCGGAGGGAATTATTTTTCAGTCGCAGAATGCTTATAAGAAACTGCGGAAGATGCTCGTCGAGAATTATCTCTGGTGTGTGGTTTCGCTCCCCGGCGGTTGTTTTAATCCTTATTCCGGAGTGAAGACGAGCATCCTCCTCCTCGACAAATCGCTGGCAAAGCGGATAGATGAAATCATGTTTGTGAAGATAGGGGATGATGGGTTTGATCTCGGCGCGCAGAGGAGGCCGATTGAGGAGAATGATTTGCCCGAGGCACTGGCGCTAATTAAGAAATGGAAGGAAGGTAACAAAGAAGTTCAAGAGGCGCAAAAGAAATTGGCTCATGCCGTCAGCTGCAAACAGCTCCTTGAATCCGGCGATTGCCACCTCTCCGGCGATCGCTACCGGGATAAGGGTATTCGAGTCAGCGGCAAGTGGCCGATGGTGCCCATTGGAAAACTGTGTGAGAACATTAAAAATGGCCTCACTCCAAAAGAACATAGAGGACGTGTTGTCTATATTGGGCTAGAAAATATTGTATCAAACTCCGGTGAGCTTGTCGGAGAATTTGAATCCGAAATTAAAGCAATAAAGAGCACAAAACTGCGTTTTCAGAAAAATAATATCTTATATGGCAAACTGCGTCCCAATCTTAATAAGGTTTGGCTTGCGGACCGTGATGGAATTTGCTCCACCGATATAATGGTTTTGCGCTTCAATTCGATCCTTGCAAACCCTTCTTTATTTGTACATATCCTTAGGCAAAAGATCTTCAATAACAAAGTGCTCCAGGGACTTGTTGGAGCACAATTGCCAAGAATCAAATTCTCATACTTTGTATCTATAGATGTCCCCCTTCCCCCTCTGGAAGTACAGGAGCAGATTGTCGCGGAACTGAACGGCTATCGGAAGATCATCGAAGGCGCAAAGCAAATCATCGCCAATTACAAACCGACCATTAAGATTAATTCGGCCTGGCCGATAGGTGTTTTGAAAGAGGTGGCAGAGATTAATCGATTAACAATTGACCCGGGTGAGAAATATGGCAGCCGAGAATTTTGCTATGTCGACATTTCCTCTGTAGAAAACGGTACCGGGAGAGTTATGTTCGGTAATCGCATAAAAGGTAGTGAAGCTCCCAGTAGGGCACGCCGTGTCGTCGCCAAAGGAGACGTTTTGCTTTCAACGGTTAGGCCAAACTTGAAAGCATTCGCCTGCCTCGATGAGGTCCCGGATGATGCTGTTGCTTCAACCGGGTTTGCTGTTTTGACACCTCGTGCAAACAGAGTATTAAGTCGGTTCCTCTGGCATCTACTTTTCGATGATTGCGTCCTGGCGCAAATGCTAAGCAGGATGGGGCGAGGTGCATATCCGAGCATAAATCAATCAGATGTTGAATCCCTGAAAGTCCCCCTTCCGCCCCTCGACATCCAACACCAGATCGTTGACACGCTCGAATCGGAGCGGGCGATAGTAGACGCGAACCGGAAGCTGGTCGAAATGTTCGAGCAAAAGATTCAGGCCAAGCTCGCAGAAATATGGGGTGAAGAATAG
- a CDS encoding SIR2 family protein, whose amino-acid sequence MNMKIILFLGSGVSFPTGLPCAKKVTDSILSDEWHSCSDGIFRPGPEPNQYFRDDNLAPCLQQFLKLLKEYADAYYSNKHRPESNYEDLYYLAQQIEDEELGEIFNPAIRPFVEEIKNKTVALCSREQFGIKDLTFRELGWKACIFIEYALWQLLGTNNNPEGMNLIKELALSPEVEALDILTLNHDILVERFLSRNGIQYADGFGLPDGDVRFFKPSTYDEDIKVRLFKLHGSINWFWLRRREGDIAIAEYGIPINNDIWHFKDAKGENIDNLMGGPRILIGTYNKIPDYGQGIFSGVHLKFQSILPERDLMVMSGYGWNDRGISLRLREWLNSSMDKRLYLLHQNPESEIRDKSKSGMWHWYEPWVKEGRLVPIKQWLCDIKLPELIGIIKTHRSVH is encoded by the coding sequence ATGAATATGAAAATCATACTTTTTCTGGGATCAGGAGTATCATTTCCGACGGGATTGCCATGTGCGAAAAAGGTAACAGATTCTATTCTCAGCGATGAATGGCATAGTTGTAGTGATGGGATATTTCGACCGGGGCCAGAACCGAATCAGTATTTTCGAGACGATAATCTCGCGCCTTGTCTTCAGCAGTTTCTAAAATTGCTTAAGGAATATGCTGACGCTTATTATTCAAATAAGCATAGGCCAGAGTCGAATTACGAAGATTTATATTACCTCGCGCAGCAGATAGAGGATGAGGAGTTGGGAGAGATATTTAATCCAGCCATACGGCCTTTTGTCGAAGAGATAAAAAACAAGACTGTAGCATTATGCAGTCGGGAACAGTTTGGTATCAAAGACTTAACTTTTAGAGAGCTAGGCTGGAAAGCTTGCATATTTATTGAATATGCTTTATGGCAACTTTTGGGTACTAACAATAATCCTGAAGGGATGAATCTCATTAAAGAGCTTGCGCTATCGCCAGAAGTTGAAGCTTTAGATATTCTCACTTTGAATCATGACATTCTAGTAGAAAGATTCCTTAGTCGTAACGGAATTCAATATGCTGATGGTTTTGGGCTACCTGATGGAGATGTTAGGTTTTTTAAGCCATCGACATATGATGAGGATATCAAGGTTCGCCTTTTCAAACTTCATGGCTCAATCAACTGGTTTTGGCTTAGACGCCGTGAGGGTGATATTGCCATTGCTGAATATGGCATCCCAATAAATAATGACATTTGGCACTTTAAAGATGCAAAAGGTGAGAACATTGATAACTTGATGGGCGGGCCCAGAATTTTGATAGGGACTTATAACAAGATACCGGATTATGGTCAGGGCATATTTTCAGGAGTACACCTCAAATTTCAGTCTATTCTCCCAGAACGTGATTTGATGGTTATGTCCGGCTATGGCTGGAATGATAGGGGGATATCTCTCCGCCTTCGAGAATGGCTTAATTCTTCAATGGATAAACGCCTTTATCTATTGCATCAAAATCCTGAATCAGAAATTCGCGATAAATCAAAAAGTGGAATGTGGCACTGGTATGAGCCATGGGTAAAAGAGGGAAGGCTTGTGCCAATTAAGCAATGGTTGTGTGATATTAAATTACCTGAACTAATCGGAATAATTAAAACCCATCGAAGTGTGCATTAA
- a CDS encoding fused MFS/spermidine synthase — MMRRWACELAVFVCGAAVMVFELTGSRVLAPYAGTSLYVWTNLVGVILASLSIGYWWGGRIADRRPDARLLSLLVFLAASCVGLTALLKDKLLSSLNALVSGNGTLSLCGALLLFAPANVFLGMVSPYAARLKIRYVASSGSAIGRLYALSAIGSITGTFLAGFVLIPLLGNVRLLLLTSAVLGLLSLAVFSGRLGKARAGILFLFLAAGGSMLGGGLRDVMLDIDTPYNRVWIYRDTDEVTGRPILALSTDPYGQESAMYLDGEDFVFDYMKFFRLAEHFATGFRRTLMIGGAAYAYPKEFLRRYPDARIDVVEIDPMLTEISRKYFNLRDNPRLTVHHEDGRTFLNRSGNRYDVIIIDAFRDANCLPYQLTTIEAARRMSGMLAEGGVLLVNIIGAVDGMNGRFTRAEYATCAEVFPRVMLFPVDDPEDGREVQNIILAALKSNREPAPESADEETNRYLTHLWKSEVGADVPVLTDDRAPVEYYLGRVQ, encoded by the coding sequence ATGATGAGAAGGTGGGCGTGCGAACTGGCGGTTTTCGTCTGCGGTGCCGCGGTCATGGTCTTCGAGCTCACGGGCTCCAGGGTGCTCGCCCCCTACGCGGGGACGTCGCTGTACGTGTGGACTAATCTGGTCGGCGTGATCCTGGCGAGCCTGAGCATCGGCTACTGGTGGGGTGGAAGAATCGCCGACAGGCGGCCAGATGCGCGGCTCCTCTCTCTGCTGGTATTCTTGGCGGCCTCCTGCGTCGGGCTGACTGCGCTCCTAAAAGATAAACTCCTCTCCTCGCTGAATGCCTTGGTCAGCGGCAACGGAACCCTCTCCCTGTGCGGCGCCCTCCTGCTCTTTGCGCCGGCGAATGTGTTTCTGGGGATGGTCTCCCCGTACGCGGCCAGACTTAAAATACGGTATGTCGCCAGTTCGGGGTCGGCCATCGGGAGGCTGTACGCCCTCTCCGCCATCGGAAGCATCACCGGCACCTTCCTCGCGGGATTTGTCCTGATACCCTTACTTGGCAACGTGCGTCTGCTCCTGCTGACTTCGGCGGTCCTTGGGCTTCTTTCCCTCGCGGTGTTCAGCGGCCGGCTCGGGAAGGCGAGGGCCGGCATACTGTTTCTCTTCCTGGCGGCCGGCGGTTCCATGCTGGGTGGAGGGCTGAGGGATGTGATGCTCGACATTGATACTCCCTATAACCGGGTCTGGATATATAGGGACACGGACGAGGTGACGGGGAGGCCGATCCTCGCCCTCTCCACGGATCCCTACGGGCAGGAGTCCGCCATGTACCTCGACGGCGAGGATTTCGTGTTCGACTACATGAAGTTTTTCCGCCTCGCCGAGCACTTCGCCACCGGTTTCAGACGCACACTCATGATCGGCGGGGCGGCCTACGCCTACCCGAAAGAATTTCTCAGGCGATATCCCGATGCGCGCATCGACGTGGTGGAGATCGATCCGATGCTGACAGAGATCTCCAGAAAATATTTCAATCTGCGGGACAACCCCCGCCTGACCGTCCACCACGAGGACGGCAGAACCTTCCTCAACAGGAGCGGCAACAGGTACGACGTGATCATTATCGACGCGTTCAGGGACGCGAACTGCCTGCCGTATCAGCTCACGACAATTGAGGCAGCGCGGAGAATGAGCGGCATGCTGGCCGAGGGGGGCGTGCTGCTCGTGAATATCATCGGCGCCGTCGACGGAATGAACGGGAGATTCACCAGGGCGGAGTACGCCACCTGTGCGGAAGTCTTCCCGCGCGTCATGCTTTTTCCCGTCGATGATCCGGAGGACGGGCGCGAGGTACAGAACATCATTCTCGCGGCGCTGAAGTCGAATCGCGAGCCCGCGCCGGAGAGCGCCGATGAGGAAACGAACCGCTACCTGACCCACCTCTGGAAGAGCGAGGTGGGGGCAGACGTGCCCGTCCTCACCGACGACCGCGCGCCGGTGGAGTACTACCTCGGGCGGGTGCAGTGA